Proteins co-encoded in one Acidobacteriota bacterium genomic window:
- a CDS encoding CbiX/SirB N-terminal domain-containing protein: MRSSAPSHALILAAHGSRRRKEANRIVRDHAVRLQRDFGYPRVQAAFWQGRPGFGEVLDRTPAERYTVLPLFTADGYYVRRVLPRELAGNRRYQKERVRITAPLGLRPEVLHMAEERSRILLRDFGLSGLRSTLIVIGHGTRRHARSRTSTLKLVKRLQDQETFSQVLPAFLDDSPGLPEAFAQAGGEAVILLPFLIGGTFHALHDIPRTLGLRNGQRAHRGSGHPLPSALLQGDRLLIFDRALGEDPSVAAVLDRMARSDVEGTLPGFLPPHLQAEGANRHA; the protein is encoded by the coding sequence GTGAGATCGTCCGCCCCATCTCATGCCCTCATCCTGGCCGCTCACGGATCGCGCCGCCGCAAAGAGGCCAACCGCATCGTCCGGGATCACGCGGTGCGCTTGCAGAGAGACTTCGGCTACCCCCGGGTGCAGGCCGCCTTCTGGCAGGGGCGTCCCGGTTTCGGCGAAGTGCTCGACAGGACTCCGGCCGAGCGCTATACGGTGTTGCCTCTTTTCACCGCCGACGGCTACTACGTGCGCCGCGTCCTGCCCCGCGAACTGGCCGGGAACAGACGTTACCAGAAGGAACGGGTGCGCATCACGGCGCCGCTGGGTCTCAGACCCGAAGTCCTTCACATGGCTGAAGAACGCAGCCGCATCCTCCTGCGCGACTTCGGACTGAGCGGCCTACGCAGCACCCTGATCGTCATCGGCCACGGCACTCGCCGCCACGCCCGAAGCCGCACCTCTACCTTGAAGCTGGTGAAGCGGCTGCAAGATCAGGAGACGTTCAGCCAGGTGCTGCCCGCCTTTCTCGACGACTCTCCAGGTTTGCCGGAGGCTTTTGCCCAGGCTGGGGGCGAGGCAGTCATCCTGCTTCCCTTCCTCATCGGAGGCACCTTTCACGCCTTGCATGACATTCCCCGCACGCTGGGCTTGCGCAACGGCCAGAGGGCCCATCGCGGGTCCGGGCACCCCTTGCCCTCGGCGCTCCTGCAGGGTGATCGACTGCTGATTTTCGACCGGGCCTTGGGAGAAGATCCCTCCGTTGCCGCCGTCCTTGACCGCATGGCCCGGTCCGACGTGGAGGGAACGTTGCCGGGTTTTCTGCCCCCCCACCTGCAGGCGGAAGGAGCCAACCGACATGCCTGA
- the cobA gene encoding uroporphyrinogen-III C-methyltransferase has translation MPDHRYQVQGTVYLVGAGPGDPDLITVRGLRLLRQADVILYDRLAARELLREAKPGARLIDVGKRAGRPSTPQEEIHRLLVLHARRGRTVVRLKGGDPFVFGRGGEEREACKRAAIACEVVPGVSSAVAAPGAAGIPVTHRQVSRHFAVITARSNGKGASLDYRALAAIDTLVFLMGRGRLKQICRGLIEAGRPPDTPAAIVERATTPDQRSLVATLSDLPLQADDNAISTPAVIVVGEVAAMAPQRALRQALQATA, from the coding sequence ATGCCTGACCACCGGTATCAGGTTCAGGGCACGGTCTACCTGGTGGGGGCCGGACCGGGCGACCCCGACCTCATCACGGTTCGAGGACTGCGTCTGCTTCGCCAGGCCGACGTCATCCTCTACGATCGCCTGGCGGCACGCGAACTGCTGCGCGAAGCCAAGCCGGGAGCCCGCCTGATCGACGTGGGCAAGCGGGCCGGCCGGCCCTCCACGCCGCAGGAGGAGATTCACCGCCTGCTGGTTTTGCACGCCCGTCGCGGACGCACGGTAGTGCGCCTCAAAGGGGGCGATCCCTTTGTCTTCGGGCGCGGCGGCGAGGAAAGGGAAGCCTGCAAGAGGGCCGCCATCGCCTGCGAAGTGGTGCCGGGAGTCTCCAGCGCAGTCGCCGCCCCGGGCGCCGCCGGCATACCCGTCACCCATCGCCAGGTCAGCCGTCACTTCGCCGTCATCACGGCCCGCAGCAACGGAAAGGGCGCCTCCCTCGACTATCGGGCGCTGGCCGCTATCGACACCCTGGTCTTCCTCATGGGACGCGGCCGGCTGAAACAGATCTGCCGGGGATTGATCGAGGCCGGACGTCCCCCCGACACACCCGCCGCCATCGTCGAGAGGGCCACCACGCCCGACCAGCGCAGTCTGGTGGCCACGCTTTCCGATTTGCCCCTGCAGGCCGATGACAACGCCATATCCACCCCTGCCGTCATCGTGGTCGGCGAGGTAGCGGCGATGGCTCCCCAAAGGGCCCTCCGGCAGGCCCTGCAAGCTACCGCCTGA